In Rosa chinensis cultivar Old Blush chromosome 1, RchiOBHm-V2, whole genome shotgun sequence, a genomic segment contains:
- the LOC112194044 gene encoding probable beta-1,4-xylosyltransferase IRX10, whose amino-acid sequence MLGSVNSKARPYSAQHHQQPLCTRKHQIGALLLVATTVFFTKLLDRSSLPCSFTPADPVTASRSSVHVTNGGDLLWPHRGYGPVIDLKIYVYDEREIDGLKALMSGRDGAIDSTSCLKGQWGTQVKIHRLLQESRFRTRKKEEADLFFVPAYAKCVRMMGGLNDKEINQTYVKVLSQMPYFRRSGGRDHIFVFPSGAGAHLFRSWAKFINRSIILTPEGDRTDKKDTSAFDTWKDIIIPGNVDDGMTTNGATLVRPLPLSKRKYLANYLGRAQGKAGRLKLIELSKKFPDKLESPELKFSGPDKLGKIDYFEHLRNAKFCLAPRGESSWTLRFYESFFVECVPVILSDEVELPFQNVVDYTQISIKWPSTRIGPELLQYLESISDEIIEGMISRGRQVRCLWAYASESASCSAMHAILWELQRKVRLFHQSTETFWLHDGSIVNRDGVKFSDWRPPMPLP is encoded by the exons ATGCTGGGAAGCGTAAACAGCAAAGCCCGACCATACAGTGCGCAGCACCACCAACAGCCTCTCTGCACCCGCAAGCACCAGATCGGAGCCCTCCTCTTGGTAGCCACCACCGTCTTCTTCACCAAGCTCCTCGACCGCTCCTCACTCCCCTGCTCCTTCACCCCCGCCGATCCCGTCACCGCTTCACGGAGCTCCGTCCACGTCACCAATGGCGGAGACCTCTTGTGGCCCCACCGCGGGTACGGCCCCGTCATCGACCTCAAGATTTACGTCTACGACGAGCGCGAGATCGACGGCCTCAAGGCCTTGATGTCCGGCAGGGATGGCGCCATTGACTCCACCTCTTGCTTGAAAGGCCAGTGGGGCACTCAG GTGAAAATACACAGGCTACTGCAAGAATCGAGATTCCGAACGAGGAAGAAAGAGGAAGCAGACCTGTTTTTTGTGCCGGCGTATGCAAAATGTGTTCGAATGATGGGTGGTCTTAATGATAAAGAGATCAACCAGACATATGTGAAG GTGTTGAGTCAAATGCCGTATTTCAGGCGATCTGGTGGTCGTGATCATATTTTTGTATTTCCAAG TGGAGCTGGTGCTCATTTATTTAGGTCGTGGGCAAAATTCATCAATCGTTCCATTATTCTTACCCCCGAG GGTGATCGGACTGATAAGAAAGATACAAGTGCCTTTGATACGTGGAAAGATATCATCATTCCTGGGAATGTTGATGATGGGATGACTACAAATGGTGCCACCCTGGTCCGCCCTTTGCCACTATCGAAGCGGAAGTATCTTGCTAACTATTTAGGTCGTGCACAAGGAAAGGCTGGCCGCCTTAAGTTGATAGAGCTTTCTAAGAAATTTCCAGATAAG TTGGAATCTCCTGAGTTGAAGTTCAGTGGCCCTGATAAATTGGGAAAGATAGATTATTTTGAACACCTGCGCAACGCCAAGTTCTGCCTTGCTCCACGTGGGGAGTCATCTTGGACTCTTCGTTTTTACGAGTCTTTCTTtgtg GAGTGCGTTCCAGTGATATTATCGGATGAAGTAGAACTTCCTTTCCAGAATGTTGTTGATTACACCCAGATATCGATTAAATGGCCGTCAACTCGAATAGGTCCTGAGCTTTTGCAGTACCTAGAGTCAATATCAG ATGAAATCATAGAGGGAATGATAAGCCGTGGTAGACAAGTAAGATGTTTATGGGCCTATGCTTCAGAATCAGCTTCATGTTCTGCAATGCATGCAATTCTTTGGGAACTTCAGAGAAAAGTCAGGTTGTTTCACCAATCAACTGAAACATTCTGGCTGCACGACGGATCTATTGTTAATAGAGACGGGGTCAAGTTTTCTGATTGGAGGCCTCCAATGCCCTTGCCTTGA